In one window of Tellurirhabdus rosea DNA:
- a CDS encoding hydroxypyruvate isomerase family protein, with protein MTTSSRRTALKNIAGGALTLSSISTLASGMEPPKLKGNIRHSISRWCYQNIPLEELCQICKDLGIESIELTGPDEWKVMQKYGITSAMGQTAWPKGTGLPNFWNNPKNHDVLVETYTQLIPQAKDAGVTNLICFSGNRNGLTEYQGLLNCQKGLKRIMPLAEKNGVTLTMELLSSRDSHPDYQCDNVEWGAVLAEMVGSPNFKLLYDIFHMQSMSGDHIRNIRRYGKYISHYHTGGMPGRHEIDETQEIYYPAIVKAIVDSGYKGFIGQEYIPSAKDRPSVVAGLKRAVEICDV; from the coding sequence ATGACAACCTCCTCCCGCCGAACGGCTCTGAAGAATATCGCCGGTGGCGCTTTAACCTTGTCTTCGATTTCAACCCTCGCCTCTGGCATGGAACCGCCCAAACTGAAAGGAAATATCCGCCACTCGATCAGCCGGTGGTGTTACCAGAACATTCCGCTGGAAGAACTTTGCCAGATCTGTAAGGACCTCGGCATCGAATCCATCGAGCTGACGGGCCCCGACGAATGGAAAGTCATGCAGAAATACGGGATCACCTCGGCGATGGGACAAACCGCCTGGCCGAAAGGAACCGGTCTGCCCAATTTCTGGAACAACCCGAAAAACCACGACGTACTCGTGGAAACGTACACCCAGCTGATTCCGCAGGCTAAGGACGCCGGGGTTACCAACCTCATCTGCTTCTCGGGCAACCGCAACGGCCTGACGGAGTACCAGGGTCTGCTCAACTGCCAGAAAGGGCTGAAGCGCATCATGCCGCTGGCGGAAAAAAATGGGGTTACGCTCACGATGGAACTGCTTTCGTCGCGCGACAGCCACCCGGACTACCAGTGCGACAACGTGGAATGGGGCGCGGTGCTGGCCGAAATGGTCGGTTCGCCGAACTTCAAACTGCTGTACGACATCTTCCACATGCAGAGCATGAGCGGCGACCACATCCGCAACATCCGGCGCTACGGAAAGTACATCAGCCATTACCATACCGGCGGGATGCCCGGCCGTCATGAGATCGACGAGACGCAGGAAATCTATTATCCCGCCATCGTAAAGGCCATCGTCGATAGCGGCTACAAAGGCTTTATCGGACAGGAATATATTCCCTCGGCCAAAGACCGCCCCAGCGTTGTGGCGGGTCTGAAACGGGCCGTCGAAATCTGCGACGTATAG
- a CDS encoding 3-keto-disaccharide hydrolase, whose product MKRFVKFAGSLALVALALTAFSPLPSEAPLKPKKSKWVSLFDGKSLAGWHNYLGKGVSDKWVVEDGALAYSGGNGGGDIVTDKEYGDFELELEWKISEGGNSGIIYRVHEDPKFRSTYNTGPEMQVLDNERHPDAKMGRNGNRTAGSLYDLIPTSDPTAVKPVGQWNKVKLVVHNGRAEHWMNGKKVVDYATSGPEWDKMVSESKFKGWEGFGKFSKGRIALQDHGDKVWYRNIRIREL is encoded by the coding sequence ATGAAACGTTTTGTGAAATTCGCTGGCAGCCTGGCCCTTGTCGCCCTGGCCCTGACGGCATTCAGTCCACTCCCTTCTGAAGCTCCGCTCAAACCCAAAAAGAGCAAGTGGGTTAGCCTTTTTGACGGAAAATCGCTGGCCGGCTGGCATAATTACCTCGGCAAGGGTGTGTCTGACAAATGGGTGGTGGAAGACGGCGCACTGGCCTATAGCGGCGGCAACGGCGGCGGCGACATCGTGACCGACAAAGAGTACGGCGACTTCGAACTCGAACTGGAGTGGAAGATTTCGGAAGGCGGTAACAGCGGCATTATCTACCGCGTCCATGAAGACCCCAAATTCAGGTCTACCTACAACACCGGCCCGGAAATGCAGGTGCTCGACAACGAACGCCACCCTGATGCCAAGATGGGACGCAACGGCAACCGCACGGCCGGGTCTCTCTACGACCTGATTCCCACCTCCGACCCCACGGCCGTCAAACCCGTTGGACAATGGAACAAGGTGAAGCTGGTGGTCCATAACGGCCGCGCCGAGCACTGGATGAACGGCAAAAAAGTGGTGGACTACGCTACCTCCGGCCCGGAATGGGACAAGATGGTCAGCGAAAGCAAGTTCAAAGGCTGGGAAGGCTTCGGCAAGTTCAGCAAAGGCCGTATCGCTCTGCAGGACCACGGCGATAAGGTCTGGTATCGGAATATTCGGATTCGCGAACTCTAA
- the tnpA gene encoding IS200/IS605 family transposase, translating to MAHPYTKLWIHAVFSTKNRQPLVRPAVKPVLYDLIRQQLQELQCRMECVNGVEDHVHILFLLSPQWSVADVMKQVKGSSSHEVNRRNLLPQKFAWQTGYGAFSVSESQVERRRAYIQNQEEHHRRMTFSEEYERFLRQYGLDGVTAGNR from the coding sequence ATGGCCCATCCGTACACCAAACTCTGGATTCACGCCGTATTCAGCACCAAAAACCGTCAGCCGTTGGTTCGTCCGGCCGTCAAACCTGTTTTGTATGACCTCATCCGGCAGCAGTTGCAGGAATTGCAGTGTCGGATGGAGTGCGTCAACGGCGTGGAAGATCATGTGCATATCCTGTTTCTGCTGAGTCCGCAATGGTCCGTGGCCGATGTCATGAAGCAGGTCAAAGGCAGTAGTTCGCACGAAGTCAACCGGCGGAATCTGCTACCGCAAAAGTTCGCCTGGCAAACGGGGTACGGCGCGTTTTCGGTCAGCGAGTCGCAGGTGGAGCGGAGGCGGGCGTACATTCAGAACCAGGAGGAGCACCACCGGCGCATGACCTTTTCGGAGGAGTACGAGCGGTTTCTGCGCCAGTACGGACTTGACGGCGTAACAGCGGGAAACCGTTGA
- the uvrA gene encoding excinuclease ABC subunit UvrA yields the protein MTEQKASLTDIDLTGFEQIEVLGAREHNLKNIDVTIPRNKLVVVTGISGSGKSSLAFDTIYAEGQRRYMESFSAYARSFLGDMERPDVDKINGLSPVISIEQKTTSKNPRSTVGTTTEIYDFLRLLYARAGEAFSYATGRRMERQSQDQIIDAILAQYSGKKLVLLAPVVRGRKGHYRELFVQIAKLGYTKVRVDGVVQDIVPKMQLDRYKVHDVEIVIDRLVPKAETGDRYRLSQSVQTTLKQGKGAMQVLDEAGQVIYFSQNLMDPESGISYDEPSPNTFSFNSPYGWCPTCQGLGQVEEITEESVIPDKKLSISRGAIAPLGEYRELWFFREIEVILKKFKLSLTTPLEKYPDELIKILLYGTDEETAPPPGKKAGEETFKFEGVINFLKRQQENGSDKIQEWLKDFMVVKACPECGGARLKKESLYFRMDDKNIAQLAQMDISELSDWITGLEDRLSERQNVIAKEILKEIRKRIGFLLDIGLEYLTLDRPLRTLSGGEAQRIRLATQIGTQLVGVLYIMDEPSIGLHQRDNVKLIESLKNLRDLGNTVLVVEHDKDMMLESDYILDIGPGAGRHGGQVVGHGTPEEFLRNGSTTAEFLSGRRAIEVPKKRREGNGHALVIKGATGHNLKNVTLKLPLGQMICITGVSGSGKSSLIHETLFPILNRYFYKSKREPLAFKAVEGLEHLDKVIEVDQSPIGRTPRSNPATYTGMFSEIRALFAELPEAKIRGYKPGRFSFNVKGGRCEDCEGAGMKKIEMEFLPDVHVACETCKGKRFNRETLEVRFKGKSIADVLDMTVEQALEFFEAQPKILRKVQTLNDVGLGYITLGQHATTLSGGEAQRVKLAEELSKKDTGKTLYILDEPTTGLHFQDIAHLLDVLNKLANKGNTVLIIEHNLDVIKVADHVIDLGPEGGTKGGQIIAEGSPEKVAKAKGSYTGKFLKMELAG from the coding sequence AAGCTTCGCTTACCGATATTGACCTGACGGGCTTTGAGCAGATTGAAGTGCTCGGCGCCCGCGAACATAACCTCAAAAACATCGACGTGACGATTCCCCGCAACAAGCTGGTGGTCGTCACGGGCATCAGCGGCAGCGGCAAATCGTCGCTGGCGTTTGATACCATTTATGCCGAAGGACAGCGCCGTTACATGGAAAGCTTCTCGGCCTACGCCCGGTCTTTTCTCGGCGACATGGAACGGCCCGATGTGGACAAGATCAACGGCCTGAGTCCGGTCATTTCCATCGAACAGAAAACGACGTCCAAAAACCCGCGTTCGACGGTCGGCACCACCACGGAGATTTACGACTTTCTCCGTCTGCTGTACGCCCGCGCTGGGGAGGCGTTCTCGTACGCCACGGGCCGCCGCATGGAACGACAGTCGCAGGACCAGATCATCGACGCCATTCTGGCCCAGTATTCGGGCAAAAAGCTCGTGCTGCTCGCGCCCGTCGTGCGGGGCCGCAAAGGGCATTACCGTGAACTGTTTGTGCAGATTGCCAAACTCGGCTACACCAAAGTCCGCGTGGACGGCGTCGTGCAGGACATTGTGCCCAAGATGCAGCTCGACCGCTACAAGGTCCACGACGTGGAAATCGTCATCGACCGGCTGGTGCCCAAAGCTGAAACCGGCGACCGCTACCGGCTTTCGCAGTCGGTCCAGACGACCCTGAAACAGGGCAAGGGCGCCATGCAGGTGCTCGACGAAGCGGGTCAGGTGATTTATTTCTCCCAAAACCTGATGGACCCCGAGTCGGGAATCAGCTACGACGAACCTTCGCCGAACACTTTTTCGTTCAACTCGCCCTATGGCTGGTGCCCGACCTGTCAGGGTCTGGGTCAGGTAGAGGAAATCACGGAAGAATCGGTCATTCCGGACAAAAAACTGAGCATCAGCCGCGGTGCCATCGCCCCGCTGGGCGAATACCGCGAACTCTGGTTTTTCCGCGAAATTGAAGTCATTCTGAAGAAATTCAAGCTCAGCCTGACCACGCCGCTCGAAAAATATCCGGACGAACTCATCAAAATCCTGCTTTACGGCACGGACGAAGAAACCGCCCCGCCGCCGGGCAAAAAGGCCGGAGAGGAAACCTTCAAATTTGAGGGCGTCATCAACTTCCTCAAACGCCAGCAGGAGAACGGCTCCGACAAGATTCAGGAGTGGCTCAAGGATTTTATGGTCGTGAAGGCCTGTCCGGAATGCGGCGGCGCACGGCTGAAAAAGGAATCGCTTTATTTCCGGATGGACGATAAGAACATCGCGCAATTGGCGCAGATGGACATCTCGGAGCTTTCCGACTGGATTACCGGGCTGGAAGACCGTCTTTCGGAGCGCCAGAATGTGATTGCCAAAGAGATTCTGAAGGAAATCCGCAAACGCATCGGCTTCCTGCTCGACATCGGCCTCGAATACCTGACGCTCGACCGGCCCCTGCGGACGCTCTCGGGCGGCGAAGCGCAGCGCATCCGGCTGGCCACGCAGATCGGCACGCAGCTGGTCGGCGTCCTTTATATCATGGACGAACCGAGCATCGGCCTGCACCAGCGCGACAACGTCAAGCTCATCGAATCACTGAAAAATCTGCGGGACCTGGGCAATACGGTGCTGGTGGTCGAGCACGACAAGGACATGATGCTCGAATCGGACTACATTCTGGACATTGGTCCGGGCGCGGGCCGTCATGGCGGGCAGGTGGTCGGCCACGGTACGCCGGAGGAGTTTCTACGCAACGGCAGCACCACGGCGGAGTTCCTCAGCGGTCGGCGGGCTATCGAAGTACCGAAGAAGCGGCGCGAAGGCAACGGCCATGCGCTCGTCATCAAGGGCGCTACCGGGCATAACCTGAAAAACGTAACCCTGAAACTGCCGCTCGGCCAGATGATCTGCATCACCGGCGTGTCGGGTTCGGGTAAGTCGTCGCTCATCCACGAAACCCTGTTTCCGATTCTGAACCGGTATTTCTACAAATCGAAACGCGAACCGCTGGCCTTCAAAGCCGTCGAAGGGCTGGAGCATCTGGACAAGGTCATCGAGGTGGACCAGTCGCCCATCGGCCGGACGCCCCGCTCGAACCCGGCGACGTACACGGGCATGTTTTCGGAAATCCGGGCCTTGTTCGCGGAGTTGCCGGAAGCCAAAATCCGGGGTTACAAGCCGGGCCGGTTCTCCTTCAACGTGAAGGGTGGTCGCTGTGAGGACTGCGAAGGCGCGGGCATGAAGAAAATCGAGATGGAGTTTCTGCCGGATGTGCACGTGGCCTGCGAGACCTGCAAGGGCAAACGTTTTAACCGCGAGACGCTGGAAGTGCGCTTCAAAGGCAAATCCATCGCCGATGTGCTGGACATGACCGTCGAACAGGCCCTGGAGTTTTTCGAAGCCCAGCCCAAGATTCTGCGGAAGGTACAGACGCTGAACGACGTAGGCCTGGGCTACATCACGCTCGGGCAGCACGCCACCACGCTTTCGGGCGGCGAGGCGCAGCGGGTGAAACTGGCCGAGGAATTGTCGAAAAAAGACACGGGCAAGACGCTGTACATCCTCGACGAACCAACGACGGGTCTGCATTTTCAGGACATCGCCCACCTGCTCGACGTGCTCAACAAGCTGGCCAACAAGGGCAATACGGTGCTGATTATCGAACACAACCTCGACGTCATCAAGGTCGCTGACCACGTGATTGACCTCGGCCCGGAAGGCGGCACCAAAGGCGGGCAAATCATCGCCGAAGGCTCGCCGGAAAAAGTAGCCAAAGCCAAAGGCAGCTACACGGGTAAATTTTTGAAAATGGAGCTGGCGGGGTGA